A window of the Candidatus Cloacimonadota bacterium genome harbors these coding sequences:
- a CDS encoding DUF1232 domain-containing protein, which yields MGNKKKTEIVNNSGKEKITERKLKFYEKLREKISGFTNRKTGVKGSKVLEYVLALPDFFILLCRLTVDKRVKTSQKVLVGGIIAYVMSPIDLIPDFIPVIGYVDDVVLVVFGLNMILNDLDPQVLLDNWSGKQDVLKLMKKTTAAAEDILSKNILSRIKKILGKLDRK from the coding sequence ATGGGAAATAAAAAAAAAACTGAAATTGTAAATAATTCAGGAAAAGAAAAAATAACAGAAAGAAAACTGAAATTTTACGAAAAATTGCGTGAAAAAATTTCCGGTTTCACAAACCGCAAAACTGGAGTAAAAGGCAGTAAAGTATTGGAATATGTTCTGGCTTTGCCAGATTTTTTCATTCTGCTTTGCCGGCTTACGGTTGATAAACGAGTTAAGACTTCACAGAAAGTTTTGGTTGGCGGCATCATTGCCTACGTAATGTCTCCAATCGATCTGATTCCCGATTTTATTCCTGTTATCGGTTATGTAGATGATGTTGTGCTGGTAGTTTTCGGTTTGAATATGATCCTGAATGATCTTGATCCTCAGGTTTTATTGGATAACTGGAGTGGAAAACAGGATGTGCTAAAGTTAATGAAAAAAACAACTGCTGCTGCTGAAGATATTTTGAGTAAAAATATACTTTCCAGAATAAAGAAGATTTTAGGAAAATTGGACAGGAAGTAA
- the rdgB gene encoding RdgB/HAM1 family non-canonical purine NTP pyrophosphatase encodes MKLLIATRNKDKIIEIKEILKDLDVAIISAFDIPGMPDVIEDRDTIEGNAIKKAEECAAFSGLNALADDTGLFVDALGGAPGVYAARYAGENCTYKDNRVKMLREMTGKTNRKAQFRTVVAFASPKGIIATAEGKVDGEITNEEIGTGGFGYDAIFRATETGKTFGEMSQQEKEKISHRGRAFRKILPEVVEIINN; translated from the coding sequence ATGAAACTACTCATCGCCACGCGTAACAAAGATAAAATAATCGAGATAAAGGAGATCTTAAAAGATCTGGATGTTGCGATAATCTCTGCTTTCGATATTCCCGGCATGCCGGATGTGATCGAAGATCGTGATACGATAGAAGGAAATGCGATCAAAAAAGCAGAAGAATGCGCTGCTTTTTCAGGGTTAAATGCTTTAGCAGATGATACCGGACTTTTTGTGGATGCGCTTGGTGGAGCACCTGGGGTTTATGCTGCCAGATATGCTGGAGAAAATTGTACATACAAAGATAATCGAGTTAAAATGCTGCGCGAAATGACAGGTAAAACCAATCGTAAAGCGCAGTTCAGAACTGTTGTTGCTTTTGCATCTCCCAAAGGAATCATTGCAACTGCCGAAGGAAAAGTTGACGGCGAAATAACAAATGAAGAAATTGGAACAGGTGGCTTCGGCTACGATGCGATCTTTAGAGCTACAGAAACAGGAAAGACGTTTGGTGAAATGAGTCAGCAGGAAAAAGAGAAGATAAGTCATCGGGGAAGAGCTTTCAGGAAGATTTTGCCGGAAGTTGTGGAAATAATTAACAACTAA
- a CDS encoding phosphomannomutase/phosphoglucomutase, with translation MVNPSIFRQYDIRGVVDKDLSNETLYLIGKGYGTYLRRLGGKTVSIGGDMRLSTPAFKENFIKGMREVGIDVTDIGICATPVLYYSIWKLKTDGGIMITASHNPAEYNGIKMNQGLQSVYGEQIQEILKLIQSEDFESGEGKLAYNDEMDESYKDYIVDNIKLERSVKVVVDGGNGAGGPYLPEILRRLGCEVKEIYCEPDGTFPNHHPDPTIEKYMTDLIDIMKTGEYEAGLGLDGDADRIGVIDEKGKMLYGDQILNIIARDFLKDNPGEKVIGDVKCSKNFFDDIKKHGGIPIMYKTGHANIKSKMQREGLKMSGEMSGHIFLKDRYLGFDDAIYVCARFVEIMSKTDMPVSQFLADQPKMYNTPEIKYPSTDDGKFEHVARVRDSFIKEGYDVNDIDGMRITFKDGWGLCRASNTTPVLVLRFEAETEERLEEIQKLITDRIEEMK, from the coding sequence ATGGTAAATCCAAGTATTTTTAGACAATACGATATCCGTGGAGTTGTAGATAAAGACCTTTCAAATGAAACACTTTATCTAATAGGAAAAGGTTATGGAACCTATTTACGCCGTTTAGGTGGAAAAACTGTTTCCATAGGCGGCGATATGCGTCTCAGCACACCAGCTTTCAAAGAAAATTTCATCAAAGGAATGCGGGAAGTCGGCATTGATGTTACAGATATCGGAATTTGTGCTACGCCGGTTTTGTATTATTCAATCTGGAAATTGAAAACCGATGGTGGCATAATGATAACTGCCAGCCACAATCCGGCTGAATATAACGGCATAAAAATGAATCAGGGCTTGCAAAGTGTTTATGGAGAGCAGATCCAGGAAATTTTGAAACTTATCCAGAGCGAAGATTTTGAAAGTGGGGAAGGGAAACTTGCTTATAACGATGAAATGGATGAGTCTTACAAGGATTATATTGTAGATAACATAAAACTCGAACGATCTGTAAAAGTAGTCGTAGATGGTGGAAATGGAGCCGGAGGGCCGTATTTGCCGGAAATCCTGCGTCGTTTGGGCTGCGAAGTTAAAGAAATATACTGCGAACCAGATGGAACTTTTCCCAATCACCATCCCGATCCTACCATAGAAAAGTATATGACCGACCTAATTGATATTATGAAAACTGGCGAATATGAAGCTGGTCTCGGTTTGGATGGCGATGCCGACAGGATTGGAGTGATCGATGAAAAAGGTAAAATGCTGTATGGAGATCAGATATTGAATATAATTGCGCGTGATTTCCTGAAAGATAATCCTGGAGAAAAAGTGATCGGTGATGTGAAATGCTCCAAGAATTTCTTCGATGATATAAAGAAACATGGTGGAATTCCCATCATGTACAAAACAGGACATGCCAATATCAAAAGTAAAATGCAGAGAGAAGGTTTGAAAATGAGCGGAGAAATGAGCGGACATATTTTCCTGAAAGATCGCTATCTGGGCTTTGATGATGCCATTTATGTTTGTGCCAGATTCGTGGAAATCATGAGTAAAACCGATATGCCCGTAAGCCAATTTCTGGCAGATCAACCCAAAATGTACAACACACCGGAGATCAAATATCCCAGTACCGATGACGGCAAATTTGAACATGTGGCACGAGTGCGTGATTCGTTTATAAAAGAAGGTTATGATGTGAACGATATCGACGGTATGAGAATCACTTTTAAAGACGGTTGGGGACTTTGTCGTGCTTCCAACACTACGCCGGTTCTGGTGCTGCGTTTTGAAGCAGAAACTGAAGAAAGGTTGGAAGAAATTCAGAAACTTATTACAGATAGAATTGAAGAAATGAAATAG
- a CDS encoding class I SAM-dependent methyltransferase produces the protein MKKIQYSDIYDWEFEMICTRQKHDIKLWKNLAAIYGGQILEICCGSGRITQELAAVEFQIIALDNSAEMLTILEKKKLDNVQIVLADMRNFQIDRKFKFAFISYSSFQQLLTQEDQFQCLNAIKRHLANDGVLGIDINPHILEGPETTENEIALIADYPPNNSRITMFSSYQIDRKNRIKHWKDKYVEIDKTGNKHEFTNEISLKGYNRKEMEKLFNLCGFEIVDVFGDFDGGKVTKESWNHIYLLKNFLLTKKDS, from the coding sequence ATGAAAAAAATTCAGTATTCAGATATTTATGATTGGGAATTTGAGATGATCTGTACTCGGCAGAAACACGATATAAAATTGTGGAAAAATCTGGCAGCCATTTATGGTGGGCAGATCCTGGAAATATGTTGTGGCAGCGGCAGAATCACGCAGGAATTGGCAGCGGTGGAATTTCAAATAATTGCTTTGGATAATTCTGCCGAAATGCTGACTATCCTGGAAAAGAAGAAATTGGATAACGTTCAAATCGTTCTGGCAGATATGAGAAATTTCCAAATTGATAGAAAGTTTAAGTTTGCCTTCATCAGCTATTCGTCATTCCAACAACTTCTTACTCAGGAAGATCAGTTCCAATGTTTGAATGCGATCAAAAGACATCTTGCGAACGATGGGGTTCTGGGAATCGATATCAATCCTCATATTTTGGAAGGACCTGAAACCACCGAAAATGAGATCGCTTTAATCGCAGATTATCCACCCAATAATTCCAGAATAACCATGTTCTCTTCCTATCAAATTGATCGAAAGAATCGAATTAAACACTGGAAAGATAAATATGTTGAAATTGATAAAACAGGTAATAAGCACGAATTTACAAATGAAATCTCACTTAAAGGTTATAATCGCAAGGAAATGGAAAAATTGTTTAATCTTTGCGGATTTGAAATTGTAGATGTATTCGGTGATTTCGATGGGGGAAAGGTGACAAAGGAAAGCTGGAATCATATTTACTTGTTAAAAAACTTTCTCTTGACCAAAAAAGACAGCTGA